In Leptodactylus fuscus isolate aLepFus1 chromosome 2, aLepFus1.hap2, whole genome shotgun sequence, one genomic interval encodes:
- the CHST7 gene encoding carbohydrate sulfotransferase 7, which yields MVKRRAQSLWLLLLVYAALMLVFLSVMLHEGWRTGRKGSAEQDYGDGWNRSPPRRLCPNLDQSLWEDDGEEGAEPGVASPLPRTHVYLHATWRSGSSFLGELFNQHPGVFYLYEPAWHMWQSLYPGDAESLQGALRDLLGSLFRCDFSALRLYAGDNLTSAGLFGWKSNKVICSVPFCTSADNSSTAGGRRDRVGLVEPKDCEQRCLARPLRDLEAECRRYPVVVIKDVRLLDLSSLRPLLRDPGLNLRVVQLFRDPRAVHNSRLRSKRSLLRESLQVLRSRLRGADPAGRALQQQQLHRGGADYLLSGSLEVICQAWLRDLLLVRGHSPPWLRHRYLKIRYEDLVLSPLKELHRLLRFTGLPALTELEDFVLNMTRGSSYSSDKPFLVSARNAREAVSAWRERLSREQVRRVQEACGDAMQVLSYPLQGG from the coding sequence ATGGTGAAGCGGCGGGCACAAAGCCTATGGCTACTGTTGCTGGTGTACGCGGCGCTCATGCTCGTCTTCCTCTCAGTTATGTTACATGAAGGCTGGCGGACTGGCAGGAAAGGCTCGGCTGAGCAGGACTACGGAGACGGATGGAACCGCTCACCTCCTCGGCGGCTCTGCCCAAACCTGGACCAGTCTCTATGGGAGGATGATGGAGAAGAGGGAGCCGAGCCAGGTGTGGCTTCCCCGCTCCCCCGAACACACGTGTACCTGCATGCTACCTGGCGGAGCGGCTCGTCCTTCTTGGGGGAACTCTTCAACCAGCACCCCGGCGTTTTCTACCTGTACGAGCCGGCGTGGCACATGTGGCAGTCCCTGTACCCTGGAGACGCCGAGAGCCTGCAGGGGGCGCTGAGGGACTTGCTCGGCTCCCTGTTCCGCTGTGACTTCTCCGCGCTGCGCCTGTACGCAGGGGACAATCTGACTTCCGCGGGGTTATTCGGCTGGAAGAGCAACAAAGTGATCTGCAGCGTCCCCTTCTGTACCTCAGCTGACAACAGCTCCACCGCTGGGGGGCGCAGAGACAGGGTGGGGCTTGTGGAGCCTAAAGACTGTGAGCAGCGATGTTTGGCTCGGCCACTGCGAGACCTGGAGGCCGAGTGCCGGCGATACCCTGTGGTGGTCATTAAGGACGTGCGGCTTCTAGATCTGTCTTCATTGCGGCCGCTCCTGCGGGATCCGGGGCTCAACCTGCGGGTGGTCCAGCTATTCCGGGACCCCAGAGCTGTTCACAACTCCCGGCTCCGCTCCAAGCGCTCCCTGCTGCGGGAAAGCCTCCAGGTCCTGCGGAGTCGCCTGCGCGGAGCCGACCCGGCCGGCAGAGCTCTGCAGCAGCAACAGCTGCACCGAGGGGGCGCGGACTACTTACTGAGCGGATCCCTGGAGGTGATCTGTCAGGCCTGGCTGCGGGATCTGCTGCTAGTAAGGGGTCACAGCCCGCCCTGGCTACGCCATCGCTACCTTAAGATCCGCTACGAGGACCTGGTGCTCTCCCCGCTCAAGGAGCTGCACCGCCTGCTGCGGTTCACGGGACTGCCGGCACTGACAGAGCTGGAGGACTTTGTGCTGAACATGACTCGGGGGTCCAGCTACTCTTCAGATAAACCCTTCCTGGTGTCTGCTCGCAATGCCAGGGAGGCAGTGAGTGCCTGGAGGGAGAGACTAAGCAGGGAGCAGGTCCGCagggtgcaggaggcatgtggaGATGCCATGCAGGTGCTCTCCTACCCACTGCAGGGGGGCTGA